A window of the Gemmatirosa kalamazoonensis genome harbors these coding sequences:
- a CDS encoding ROK family transcriptional regulator, producing the protein MRKIDTRRFVRATRSTPREINRQILLNLVREHQPISRADLARRMAIGRGMVTALVDELLDEESIYEGATVDAPRGRKPKMLYVRTRDRLVVGVDVRFSRTYLMLGDFGGTPVATESFDTLVEPTALVEALVTRIRRLLREHGAVGRCEGIGLVVPGMVDQRTGRVLNSPQLGWRDVDVRDAIAAGTGLPVFIENAPIACALAHMWLGQHGVEPTSDFAYVTVSDGVGVGVVVNGQVVRGQGNTAGEFGHIPIALDGPTCLCGSQGCLEAYTSNLATLKRYLGRDLSPAQTRDLLRSSGLTVNDVLARARAGEARAGAALDETAHFLGVGLATVINALNPAQIIVGGELTAAWDRIAPIVHAEVAKRALTLAASATPIIPEAAGVSPRLRGATALVTAPVFAAPQVA; encoded by the coding sequence ATGCGTAAGATCGACACCCGTCGCTTCGTCCGCGCCACCCGCTCCACCCCGCGCGAGATCAATCGGCAGATCCTGCTGAACCTCGTCCGGGAGCACCAGCCGATCTCGCGCGCCGACCTCGCCCGCCGCATGGCGATCGGCCGCGGCATGGTCACCGCGCTCGTCGACGAGCTGCTCGACGAGGAGTCGATCTACGAGGGCGCCACCGTCGACGCCCCGCGCGGCCGCAAGCCGAAGATGCTCTACGTCCGCACCCGCGACCGCCTCGTCGTCGGCGTCGACGTCCGCTTCTCGCGCACCTACCTCATGCTCGGCGACTTCGGCGGCACGCCCGTCGCCACCGAGTCGTTCGACACGCTCGTCGAGCCGACGGCGCTCGTCGAGGCGCTCGTCACGCGCATCCGCCGGCTGCTGCGCGAGCACGGCGCGGTCGGCCGCTGCGAGGGGATCGGCCTCGTCGTGCCGGGCATGGTGGACCAGCGCACGGGGCGCGTCCTGAACTCCCCGCAGCTCGGCTGGCGCGACGTCGACGTGCGCGACGCGATCGCCGCCGGCACGGGGCTGCCGGTGTTCATCGAGAACGCGCCGATCGCCTGCGCGCTCGCCCACATGTGGCTCGGCCAGCACGGCGTCGAGCCGACGAGCGACTTCGCGTACGTCACCGTCTCCGACGGCGTCGGCGTCGGCGTGGTGGTGAACGGCCAGGTGGTCCGCGGCCAGGGCAACACGGCGGGCGAGTTCGGCCACATCCCGATCGCGCTCGACGGCCCGACCTGCCTCTGCGGCTCGCAGGGCTGTCTCGAGGCGTACACCTCGAACCTCGCGACGCTGAAGCGCTACCTCGGCCGCGACCTCTCGCCGGCGCAGACGCGCGACCTCCTGCGGTCGAGCGGCCTCACGGTGAACGACGTCCTCGCCCGCGCCCGCGCCGGCGAGGCGCGCGCTGGCGCCGCGCTCGACGAGACGGCGCACTTCCTCGGCGTCGGCCTCGCGACGGTGATCAACGCGCTGAACCCCGCCCAGATCATCGTCGGCGGCGAGCTCACCGCCGCGTGGGACCGCATCGCGCCGATCGTGCACGCCGAGGTCGCGAAGCGCGCGCTGACGCTCGCCGCGAGCGCGACGCCGATCATCCCCGAGGCGGCCGGCGTCTCGCCGCGCCTCCGTGGCGCGACCGCGCTCGTGACGGCGCCCGTCTTCGCGGCGCCGCAGGTGGCGTAG
- the uxaC gene encoding glucuronate isomerase translates to MLHPDRFFDPDPAIRRVARALYEETRTLPLICPHGHVDPAILATNDAFPEPTALLVIPDHYIFRMLYSQGVPMEALGIPTRDGTVEERSPRMIWRVFASHYYLFRGTPTGIWIDAELHDVFGVKVKLTGETADRVYDEIAEKLASPEFRPRALFERFDIEVLATTDAASDLLPHHQAIRASDWAYGARRVVPTFRPDAVLRIARPSWPHELAALERAHGAPITSFEAFLAALAERRRYFQALGATATDHAVLEPWTARQTPETMEALFQQARRGEATAADQRTFEAHLLIELARLSTEDGLVMQLHPGSWRDHNAPIAARYGPDKGADIPVATEYTRNLQALLAAHGNDPRLTLILFTLDETTYARELAPLAGHYPALKLGPAWWFHDSLEGMRRYREQVTETAGVYNTVGFNDDTRAFCSIPARHDLARRVDANWLAGLVARHQLDLADARELARALAYDLARTTYKFDRT, encoded by the coding sequence GTGCTCCACCCGGACCGCTTCTTCGATCCGGATCCCGCCATTCGCCGCGTGGCGCGCGCGCTGTACGAGGAGACGCGCACGCTCCCGCTGATCTGCCCGCACGGCCACGTCGATCCGGCGATCCTCGCCACGAACGACGCGTTCCCGGAGCCGACCGCGCTGCTCGTCATCCCCGACCACTACATCTTCCGGATGCTCTACTCCCAGGGCGTCCCGATGGAGGCGCTCGGCATCCCGACGCGCGACGGGACGGTCGAGGAGCGCAGCCCGCGCATGATCTGGCGGGTGTTCGCGAGCCACTACTACCTGTTCCGCGGCACCCCCACGGGGATCTGGATCGACGCCGAGCTGCACGACGTGTTCGGCGTGAAGGTGAAGCTCACCGGCGAGACCGCCGACCGGGTGTACGACGAAATCGCCGAGAAGCTCGCGAGCCCCGAGTTCCGACCCCGCGCGCTGTTCGAGCGATTCGACATCGAGGTGCTCGCGACGACCGACGCGGCGAGCGACCTGCTGCCGCATCACCAGGCGATCCGGGCGAGCGACTGGGCCTACGGCGCGCGTCGCGTGGTCCCCACGTTCCGTCCCGACGCGGTGCTGCGGATCGCGCGCCCGTCGTGGCCGCACGAGCTGGCGGCGCTGGAGCGGGCGCACGGCGCGCCGATCACGTCGTTCGAGGCGTTCCTGGCCGCGCTCGCCGAACGCCGGCGCTACTTCCAGGCGCTCGGCGCGACCGCCACCGACCACGCGGTGCTCGAGCCGTGGACCGCGCGCCAGACGCCGGAGACGATGGAGGCGCTCTTCCAGCAGGCCCGCCGCGGCGAGGCGACGGCGGCCGACCAGCGCACGTTCGAGGCGCACCTCTTGATCGAGCTGGCCCGGCTCTCGACCGAGGACGGGCTCGTGATGCAGCTCCATCCGGGCAGCTGGCGCGACCACAACGCGCCGATCGCCGCGCGCTACGGCCCGGACAAGGGCGCCGACATCCCGGTGGCCACCGAGTACACGCGCAACCTCCAGGCGCTCCTGGCCGCGCACGGCAACGATCCGCGGCTGACGCTGATCCTGTTCACGCTCGACGAGACGACCTACGCGCGGGAGCTGGCGCCGCTGGCGGGGCACTATCCGGCGCTGAAGCTCGGGCCGGCGTGGTGGTTCCACGACAGCCTGGAGGGGATGCGGCGCTACCGGGAGCAGGTGACGGAGACGGCGGGGGTCTACAACACGGTGGGGTTCAACGACGACACGCGGGCGTTCTGCTCGATCCCGGCGCGGCACGATCTGGCGCGGCGCGTGGACGCGAACTGGCTCGCCGGGCTCGTCGCGCGCCACCAGCTCGACCTCGCCGACGCCCGCGAGCTCGCCCGCGCCCTCGCTTACGACCTGGCCCGCACGACCTATAAGTTCGACCGGACGTAA
- a CDS encoding PVC-type heme-binding CxxCH protein, with amino-acid sequence MPHRLPRRAALGALVAALPAATVVWTGTPMPGVAAMPGLEAVVFADSAMLTNPTDLDVDARGRVWVLEGFNYRTAMHPENPVRPEGDRILILEDTTGDGRADKETVFYQGRDVDAALGIAVLGGKVIVSAYEHVFVFTDADGDDRPEKKEVLYTLSPEESDHGVHAFTYGPDGRLYFNVGNASKVLKDPRGNVIVDRAGNRVTSEGTPYRQGMVLRAEPDGSGVEVLAHNFRNPYEVAVDAYGTLWQSDNDDDGNRAVRINYVMEHGNFGFTDEMTGAGWSAHRTNVEPEIPKRHWHQNDPGVVPNLLYTGAGAPSGIMVYEGALLPAPLRGAMIHADAGASVVRAYPVRRDGAGYAARSVDVLKSTTDAMFRPVDVAAAPDGSLFVADWYDPGVGGHDVGDLSHGRVIRLAPRGARYRVTPPDLSTAAGAVAALASPNHAARQLAHAKLASLGAAAEPQLAGVWRTAPDPRRRARALWLLAALPGDAGARWIGAALADTNPDLRITALRAARRYDRDPLAVAAKLVRDPSPQVRREVALALRGERSVEAERLWVALALQHDGRDRWYLEALGIGADEQWDRFFPAWRHAAGDGWNTPAGRDVVWRARTDSALPLLAALIRDPRTPAAERLRYFRAFDFQRRSDARQRTLLSLLDGADGTTTTLVLAALDTGGVAADARLRAALDRALDATRGTQEYVELVRKYDVRDPARADELLQLALATPESSEGVEAARVVLRRSGVAPFRALVEGDDPDRAVAALTVVGRAGGSAADAYVEEVALDRARPLALRLAAARMWAPGWGGSVRLLKVAQEGKLPDDMKATVADLLRTSWRPQVRDAAIKLFGAPALTTADGRTLPPLEALAVRTGDAARGRVAFQRTCATCHSTTRGAAPVFGPGLSAIGGKLAKPALYTAVLHPSSGIAFGYEGTVLRLRDGSQAVGIVASETADEIALRVGPGITTKYRKSEIASRETLDRSLMPEGLARSLTEQQLVDVVEYLASLGSGHD; translated from the coding sequence ATGCCTCACCGTCTGCCACGCCGCGCCGCCTTGGGCGCGCTCGTCGCCGCGCTGCCGGCGGCCACGGTCGTGTGGACCGGCACGCCGATGCCGGGCGTGGCGGCGATGCCGGGGCTGGAGGCCGTGGTGTTCGCGGACTCGGCCATGCTCACGAACCCCACGGACCTCGACGTCGACGCGCGCGGGCGCGTGTGGGTGCTGGAGGGGTTCAACTACCGCACGGCGATGCACCCCGAGAACCCGGTGCGGCCGGAGGGCGACCGCATCCTGATTCTCGAGGACACGACCGGCGACGGCCGCGCCGACAAGGAGACGGTGTTCTACCAGGGGCGCGACGTCGACGCGGCGCTCGGGATCGCCGTGTTGGGCGGCAAGGTCATCGTGTCGGCGTACGAGCACGTGTTCGTCTTCACCGACGCCGACGGCGACGACCGGCCGGAGAAGAAGGAGGTGCTGTACACGCTGTCGCCCGAAGAGAGCGACCACGGCGTGCACGCGTTCACGTACGGTCCCGACGGGCGGCTCTACTTCAACGTCGGGAACGCGAGCAAGGTCCTCAAGGATCCGCGGGGCAACGTGATCGTCGACCGCGCGGGGAACCGCGTGACGAGCGAGGGAACGCCGTACCGTCAGGGGATGGTGCTCCGCGCGGAGCCGGATGGGAGCGGCGTCGAGGTGCTCGCCCACAACTTCCGCAACCCGTACGAGGTGGCGGTCGACGCGTACGGCACGCTGTGGCAGAGCGACAACGACGACGACGGCAACCGCGCCGTGCGCATCAACTACGTGATGGAGCACGGCAACTTCGGCTTCACCGACGAGATGACCGGCGCGGGGTGGTCGGCGCACCGCACGAACGTCGAGCCGGAGATCCCGAAGCGGCACTGGCACCAGAACGACCCCGGCGTGGTGCCTAACCTCCTCTACACGGGGGCGGGCGCGCCGTCGGGGATCATGGTGTACGAGGGCGCGCTGCTGCCGGCGCCGCTGCGCGGGGCGATGATCCACGCCGACGCGGGCGCCAGCGTGGTGCGCGCGTACCCGGTGCGCCGCGACGGCGCGGGCTACGCCGCGCGCTCGGTCGACGTGCTGAAGTCGACCACCGACGCGATGTTCCGCCCCGTGGACGTGGCCGCGGCCCCCGACGGCTCGCTGTTCGTCGCCGACTGGTACGACCCGGGGGTGGGCGGCCACGACGTGGGCGACCTCTCGCACGGGCGCGTCATCCGCCTCGCGCCGCGCGGGGCGCGCTACCGCGTGACGCCGCCCGACCTGTCGACCGCCGCCGGCGCGGTCGCCGCGCTCGCGAGCCCGAACCACGCCGCGCGGCAGCTCGCGCACGCGAAGCTCGCGTCGTTAGGCGCCGCGGCCGAGCCGCAACTCGCGGGCGTGTGGCGCACGGCGCCCGACCCGCGGCGGCGCGCCCGCGCGCTGTGGCTGCTCGCCGCGCTCCCCGGCGACGCCGGCGCGAGGTGGATCGGCGCTGCGCTCGCCGATACGAACCCCGACCTCCGCATCACCGCGCTGCGCGCCGCGCGCCGCTACGACCGCGACCCGCTCGCCGTCGCGGCGAAGCTGGTGCGCGACCCGTCGCCGCAGGTGCGGCGCGAGGTGGCGCTCGCGCTGCGCGGCGAGCGGAGCGTGGAGGCCGAGCGGTTGTGGGTCGCGCTCGCGCTCCAGCACGACGGACGCGATCGCTGGTACCTGGAAGCGTTAGGCATCGGCGCCGACGAGCAGTGGGACCGGTTCTTCCCGGCGTGGCGGCACGCCGCTGGGGACGGGTGGAACACGCCCGCGGGCCGCGACGTCGTCTGGCGCGCGCGCACCGACTCGGCGCTGCCGCTGCTCGCCGCGCTGATCCGCGACCCGCGCACGCCGGCGGCGGAGCGGCTCCGCTACTTCCGCGCGTTCGACTTCCAGCGCCGCAGCGACGCCCGCCAGCGTACGCTGCTCTCGCTGCTCGACGGCGCCGACGGGACGACCACGACGCTGGTGCTCGCGGCGCTCGACACCGGCGGCGTGGCGGCCGACGCGCGGCTGCGCGCGGCGCTCGACCGCGCGCTCGACGCCACGCGCGGCACGCAGGAGTACGTGGAGCTGGTGCGCAAGTACGACGTGCGCGACCCCGCGCGCGCGGACGAGCTGCTGCAGCTCGCGCTCGCGACGCCGGAGAGCAGCGAGGGGGTGGAGGCGGCGCGTGTCGTGCTGCGCCGCAGCGGCGTCGCGCCGTTCCGCGCGCTCGTCGAGGGCGACGACCCCGATCGCGCGGTGGCCGCGCTCACGGTGGTGGGGCGCGCGGGCGGAAGCGCGGCCGACGCGTACGTGGAGGAGGTCGCGCTCGACCGCGCGCGTCCGCTCGCGCTGCGCCTCGCGGCGGCGCGGATGTGGGCGCCCGGGTGGGGCGGCTCGGTGCGCCTGCTGAAGGTGGCGCAGGAGGGGAAGCTGCCCGACGACATGAAGGCCACCGTCGCCGACCTGCTGCGCACGTCGTGGCGTCCGCAGGTCCGCGACGCGGCGATCAAGCTCTTCGGCGCGCCCGCGCTGACGACCGCCGACGGCCGCACGCTGCCGCCGCTCGAGGCGCTCGCCGTGCGCACCGGCGACGCGGCGCGCGGACGCGTCGCGTTCCAGCGCACGTGCGCGACGTGCCACAGCACGACGCGCGGCGCGGCGCCGGTGTTCGGCCCCGGACTCTCCGCGATCGGCGGCAAGCTCGCGAAGCCCGCGCTGTACACGGCGGTCCTGCACCCCAGCTCGGGGATCGCGTTCGGCTACGAGGGCACCGTGCTGCGGCTGCGCGATGGATCGCAGGCGGTCGGCATCGTGGCGAGCGAGACGGCCGACGAGATCGCGCTGCGCGTCGGGCCGGGCATCACCACGAAGTACAGGAAGTCCGAGATCGCGTCGCGCGAGACCCTCGACCGCTCGCTGATGCCCGAGGGGCTCGCGCGGTCGCTCACCGAGCAGCAGCTCGTCGACGTGGTCGAGTATCTGGCATCACTCGGGAGCGGACATGACTGA